ACGGCCCTTCCGCTCCAGGCGCGCGGGCTGGACACGGTCCAGCCCGACCGCTTCCGGCTGGGCCCGCTCGTCCAGCTGCTCTGCCTCGAACTGCCCTCGCGGGCCCGGACCTTGCCGGTGGCCGGCCGCCAGGTCGAGATCCGCGGCCATGCCGTCCTCGTCGACGGCGACGTACGGCCGGTGCCTCCGGCGGGGATGTCGCTGCTCAACGCCCTGGCCCGCCGCCCCGGCTGGGTCGTATCCCGCGCGGACCTGCTGCGTGCCCTGCCCGGCGCCGGCCGTGACGAGCACGCCGTGGAGACGGCCATGGCCCGCCTCCGCACGGCCCTCGGCGACCCCAACCTCATCCAGACCGTGGTGAAGCGCGGCTACCGGCTGGCACTCGACCCGGCGGTCGACACCAAGTACGCGGACGCCTGACGGCGGTTGCGGGGGCGCGAGGGCCGGCCCCGCACGCGGGGGCGGGCGGCCACGGGCGGGTGGCCCGGCGCCCGGGCCGGCACGTCGCGACGGGTCGCCCCGGCGGCCACGCCGCCGCCGGCGGGCCAGGCGCGGGGACATCCGCCTGAGGGGTCCGTCGTCCCGCGTGGGATCGGGGCGCGTCCGGGGCACGTGGGACCCGCCCGACGCCCGGGGGTCGTTCCCGGGGGGTTCCCGGGGCGTGCCCGCACGGGCACCCTGAACTCATGGGCATCGGCTCGTACGACGGGCGGTTCGACTCGGGGCGCGTCTGCCTGGATCTCGTGGCGGCGGGGCCGGAGGATCCCGGAGGGCTCGGGCGGTGGCTCATGGCGGCCGGACTGCTGCCGCCGGGCACTCCCCTGGGCGCCGTGACCGCGTGGTGGGTGCCCCCGTTCCGTGAACTGCGCGCCTGTGTGGAGGGCTTGGTGGACGCCCAGATCGACCACCGTACGGGCGTACCCGCTCCCGGACGCCGCGATGGTCGGGACGGCGCCCTCGTACGGCTCAACGCGTTCGCCTCCGCCTCCGCCCCGCCCGCCGTCACGGCCGTGCGCGACGACGAGGGCGAGCTCGTCCGGGCCCCGCTCGCCCGCCCCGAATGCGCCGCGCTGCTCGCCGCCGTCGCCCGCGACGCGGTGGACCTGCTCACCGATCCCGAGGCCCGTTCCAGGCTCCGCCGCTGCGAGGGCGAAGGCTGCCGCCGTGTGTATCTGGACACATCCCGGGGCCGGCGCCGTCGCTGGTGTTCAAGCGAGATGTGCGGCAATCGGGAGCGCGTGGCGCGGCACCGGCGTCGCGCGGCGCTCTCGAGGGCCTGACAGGCGATCATTTCGCGATGCTATGACCGGTATTGCCGGCCGAATCGGCGAGGCGCCGGCCGGCATCCCAAAAGATCTTGAAAGTTTTTCCCGGTCGCGTTGAGTCGATCGGCGGGCCGCTCCGTAGTGATGGACGACAGACAAGCAGTCAGACACTCAGACAGGGTCTCGACCGGGAGGTTCAGGTGCGCAAGGATGCCGCCGTGGCCGATGACCGTTCAGGCAGGGCCCGGCATCGCGCCGACTCGTCGCGCACCAGCACATCCGTCCCTGACGAGGAGCTGATGCGCGTGCTTTATCAGGAGCACGCCGGACCTCTCCTCGCCTATGTGCTCCGCCTCGTGGCCGGCGACCGCCAGCGTGCCGAGGACGTGGTACAGGAGACGCTCATCCGTGCCTGGAAGAACGCCGGTCAGCTCAATCGGGCGACCGGCTCTGTCCGACCCTGGCTGGTGACGGTCGCACGGCGTATCGTCATCGACGGTCACCGCAGCCGGCAAGCCCGGCCGCAGGAGGTCGATCCGTCGCCGCTGGAGGTCATGCCCGCGGAGGACGAGATCGACAAGGCGTTGTGGCTGATGACGCTATCCGATGCGCTCGATGATTTGACCCCTGCTCACAGGGAAGTACTCGTCGAGACGTATTTCAAAGGGCGTACGGTCAATGAGGCGGCCGAGAAGCTCGGCATACCCAGCGGGACCGTGCGGTCCCGTGTGTTCTACGCACTGCGTTCCATGAAGCTCGCTCTGGAGGAGAGGGGGGTCACGGCATGAACAGGCAGGACCAGTCCGGGCAGTTCGGACAGTCCGAAGAGGGGTCGGTCCACGAGACGGCCGGGGCGTATGTCCTCGGCATCCTCGACGACGCGGAAGCCACCGCGTTCGAGGCGCACCTGGCCGGCTGCGACATCTGTGCCGCCCACCTCGAGGAGTTCGCGGGCATGGAGCCGATGCTGGCGATGCTCGCCGAGGCCCCGGTGCAGCCGGGCGTGCCTCAGCAACCCACCGTGCTGCCCTTCGACAGCAGGATCATGCAGCCGCCGTCCCGGCCCGCCGTCACGGTCCCGACGGCGCCGAGTCCGCAGCTGCTGGACCGGCTCGTGGACGAGGTCGCGGTGAAGCGCTCCCGGAAGCGCCGTCGCAGCATGTACATGATCGCGGCTTCGGCCGTGCTGATCCTCGGCGGTCCGGCCGTCGCGGTGGTCGTCACCCAGGACGACGCCACGGCGGGCAACGTCGCGGCACCGCACCCGACCAGCCCCGCGGAGAACGAGTTCTTCGACGGCATGGCGGAGAAGGTCGAGGCGACGGACGCGGTCACCAAGGTCACCGCCACCGTCGGCCTGGAGGAGAAGGGCTGGGGCACCCACGCGGTCCTGGAGCTCAAGAACGTCAAGGGCCCCCAGAAGTGCAGTCTCGTCGCCGTCTCCAAGGGCGGTGAGGAGGAGGTCGTGACCTCCTGGTCCGTCCCCGAGCGCGGGTACGGCATCGTCGACAGCACGAACAAGGAGGCCAAGAAGCCCCTGTACATCCATGGCGGCGCCGCCATGGACCGCAACGAGATCGATCACTTCGAGGTCCGCACCTTCGACGGGAAGCGCCTCGTGGAGGTCGGCGCCTGAACCACGGACACCCGGACCACGACAGCGGACCTTCCGCCTGACATAACGGCCCCCTTCGCGTACGGTTGACGGCTGCCCAGTGCACGTCAGAAGGGGGCCACGGTGGCCGCGCAGGAAGCCGCTGTCGACTCGGTCCGGGACCGCGAGATCCTTGTCGAACAGGACCATCTGGATCAGGTGTACCACCGCCTCGAGGAGAAGATCCACGAGGCGGAGTTCCTGATGGACGACGCCGCCAAACGCGGCCAGGTCGGCACGCCCGGCGCGCTCGCCGAGCGGGACGCCCAGGTGTTCCGGGCCGGGATCCACCTCAACCGGCTCAACAGCGAGTTCGAGGACTTCCTCTTCGGCCGGATCGACCTGCTGCGCGGCAAGGACGGCAAGAAGGGGCCTGACGGGGCGTACACCTCCGTCGAGCCGGCCGAGGACGCCGTGCGGGCGGACGGGACGGGGCAGTACGCCGACATCGCCGAGACGCTGCACATCGGCCGGATCGGCGTGCTCGAC
The genomic region above belongs to Streptomyces marianii and contains:
- a CDS encoding CGNR zinc finger domain-containing protein; protein product: MGIGSYDGRFDSGRVCLDLVAAGPEDPGGLGRWLMAAGLLPPGTPLGAVTAWWVPPFRELRACVEGLVDAQIDHRTGVPAPGRRDGRDGALVRLNAFASASAPPAVTAVRDDEGELVRAPLARPECAALLAAVARDAVDLLTDPEARSRLRRCEGEGCRRVYLDTSRGRRRRWCSSEMCGNRERVARHRRRAALSRA
- a CDS encoding anti-sigma factor family protein, which produces MNRQDQSGQFGQSEEGSVHETAGAYVLGILDDAEATAFEAHLAGCDICAAHLEEFAGMEPMLAMLAEAPVQPGVPQQPTVLPFDSRIMQPPSRPAVTVPTAPSPQLLDRLVDEVAVKRSRKRRRSMYMIAASAVLILGGPAVAVVVTQDDATAGNVAAPHPTSPAENEFFDGMAEKVEATDAVTKVTATVGLEEKGWGTHAVLELKNVKGPQKCSLVAVSKGGEEEVVTSWSVPERGYGIVDSTNKEAKKPLYIHGGAAMDRNEIDHFEVRTFDGKRLVEVGA
- a CDS encoding sigma-70 family RNA polymerase sigma factor, yielding MRKDAAVADDRSGRARHRADSSRTSTSVPDEELMRVLYQEHAGPLLAYVLRLVAGDRQRAEDVVQETLIRAWKNAGQLNRATGSVRPWLVTVARRIVIDGHRSRQARPQEVDPSPLEVMPAEDEIDKALWLMTLSDALDDLTPAHREVLVETYFKGRTVNEAAEKLGIPSGTVRSRVFYALRSMKLALEERGVTA